The Manis javanica isolate MJ-LG chromosome 6, MJ_LKY, whole genome shotgun sequence genome contains a region encoding:
- the LOC140849892 gene encoding uncharacterized protein, which produces MTSLYLLTLLLTLETPTQGVLRWGILSAFPKPMPVHFNAAVFPRFFTTNSSMNLPYLVKDTLVAPLGENRSFVTNGSLCFTTQNLAGCISLKRRKYGWFSDIILEASSLPVMSAKFEGPNKEGSPSYKNMTIHQMVLWINGTFVHSPRNNSTDRPRQPKYASHCVDDYEGELWPWTDCQSTVVTWATERQEFTISPDMEGRPANEAWWPVKVLEGEFRQQLSMNPFHKWMLCGVNGSCTDLSPFSALQGGGIGVKNITFWCENNHMRAHWNMIMTHNNENYTCSAKSGPESPNSLFPPSPVCVYPPFLFILSNSSFDSCSNETCFLSQCWDARNFTNALVVRIPRWVPVPVDAPNTMTLFRERRDFGVTAAIVLLISATAVAATAAGIALDTSIKSATELNNLAASVASALDQQSTLDGKLKGGIMILNQRIDLVEEQIEVLWQMAQLGCERKYRALCITSIQYKNFTRAANLSRDLSQYLSGNWSQDFDGTLEELRREIIHINSTRLDISVAEGLSSWFLRALSHVKEWAGMAGMGVFLLGGLMLLLWLLCRLRNQHKQDKVILAQALMAIDVGASPQVWLNMLKKEAQL; this is translated from the coding sequence atgacttcgctgtacctcctgaccctgctcctgacactggagaccccaactcagggagtattgagatggggaatcctgtctgcctttcctaagcctatgcctgtccatttcaatgcagccgtttttccccgctttttcaccaccaactctagtatgaacttgccctacctagttaaagacaccctagtagctcccctgggagaaaaccgatccttcgtaactaatgggtcattatgcttcaccactcagaatctagctggctgtatctccctgaaacggaggaaatacggatggttcagtgacataattctagaggccagtagcctccccgttatgtcagctaaatttgaagggcctaataaggaagggagcccatcctataagaacatgactatccaccagatggttctctggatcaatggcacatttgtacactctcccaggaacaattccaccgacaggcctcgtcaacccaaatatgcctcccattgtgtggacgactatgagggagagctgtggccctggactgactgtcagtcaactgtagtaacgtgggcaactgagaggcaggagtttaccatctccccagatatggagggacggccagccaatgaggcttggtggccagtaaaggtgctcgaaggcgagtttcgtcagcagctgagcatgaaccccttccataaatggatgctgtgtggagtcaatggctcgtgtaccgacctctcccccttttctgccctccagggtgggggaattggtgtaaaaaatatcaccttttggtgcgagaataaccacatgcgcgcacactggaacatgatcatgacccataacaacgagaactacacgtgttcagcaaaatcaggtccagagtcacctaattccctttttccaccttctccagtatgcgtataccccccatttctgtttatcttatccaatagtagctttgactcctgctccaatgaaacctgctttctgtctcagtgttgggatgcgcgtaactttaccaatgctttggtagtccgcatcccccgttgggtccctgttcccgtagacgcccctaacaccatgactctgtttcgagaaaggcgcgatttcggtgttacagccgccatagtgctcctgatctccgcgaccgcggtcgcagccaccgccgctggtatagctttagacacctccatcaaatcggctacagagctcaataaccttgcagcctcagtagcttctgccctggaccaacagtccacacttgatggcaaactgaaaggaggaataatgatcctcaatcaacgcatagatctcgtggaggaacaaatagaggtgctctggcaaatggcccaattgggatgtgagcggaaatatcgtgccctctgcatcactagcattcaatataaaaattttacacgggcagctaatctgtcacgagacctgtcccagtatctttcaggaaactggtcccaagacttcgatgggacactagaagagctgcggcgagaaattatccacatcaactccacccgtctagatatctccgtagcggaaggactctcttcctggttcctcagagctctctcccacgtcaaggagtgggcgggcatggctgggatgggcgtgttcctgcttggaggtctcatgctcttactctggttgttatgcagactccgcaaccaacataagcaggacaaggtgatccttgctcaagccctaatggcgatagacgttggcgcctctccccaagtgtggctcaacatgcttaagaaggaagctcagctttag